The Phycisphaerales bacterium AB-hyl4 genome contains a region encoding:
- the recJ gene encoding single-stranded-DNA-specific exonuclease RecJ — translation MTDAGMRKRWRSRSSGSFQSDDPQLRREQAVDFAGKLGMSPLIAELLLARGVDTSDAARAFLKPTLNDLADPAELPGVPEAARRIARAVADGQPIVIYGDYDVDGVTAASVLWHTLRLADADVSIYIPHRVDEGYGLNEDAIRSFAELSPQPLVVTVDCGITATGPADLARELGLDLIITDHHTFDPADLPNAHALVHPGLADAGGAVAVGAADLCGAGVAFKLAWQVAREICGSDRLPAGFRDLLVNLLTLVALGTVADVVPLRGENRVLTRFGLARIKNTGFAGLDAMIDAAQLRDERIDSYHVGFVLGPRLNACGRMGHAREAARLLTEAVGDEARELAVFLNSENDRRRATERTIAEQAAAQVREAGYDAADRRAIVVAGEDWHPGVVGIVASRLVEQFSRPVIVLNIDEEGIAHGSARSVDGVSIHEALTACREHLTRFGGHAMAAGLALRAEAIGAFRDALVTHVNEKLTVEQLTPVLTVDAALSLGDCTLALFEQLQELGPFGRDNPRPKLLVRDVTLDGPARPMGRQGQHLQLRLRQGGSVMRAVAFNFGDVAEQLPGGVELDVVFEAKLGQWQGRRTLDLHVQDLRPKRRTPATATLAEDMS, via the coding sequence ATGACCGACGCAGGGATGCGAAAACGCTGGCGCAGCCGATCTTCCGGCAGTTTCCAGAGCGACGACCCGCAGCTTCGACGCGAGCAGGCTGTCGACTTTGCTGGCAAGCTGGGTATGTCGCCGCTGATTGCCGAATTGTTGCTCGCCCGCGGTGTCGACACGTCCGACGCTGCCCGCGCCTTTCTCAAGCCCACGCTTAATGACCTGGCTGACCCCGCCGAGTTGCCCGGCGTGCCCGAAGCTGCCCGCCGCATCGCCCGCGCCGTCGCTGACGGTCAGCCCATCGTGATCTACGGCGATTACGATGTCGACGGCGTCACTGCTGCGAGCGTGCTATGGCACACCCTCAGGCTCGCCGACGCCGACGTCAGTATCTACATTCCGCATCGCGTTGACGAAGGGTACGGCCTGAACGAAGACGCGATCCGCAGCTTCGCCGAGCTATCGCCGCAACCGCTCGTCGTCACCGTCGACTGTGGCATCACCGCCACCGGCCCGGCCGACCTCGCTCGCGAGCTGGGGCTGGACCTGATCATCACAGACCACCACACATTCGACCCGGCCGATTTGCCCAATGCTCACGCGCTGGTGCATCCGGGGTTGGCCGACGCGGGTGGGGCGGTCGCCGTCGGCGCGGCGGACCTTTGCGGGGCAGGTGTGGCGTTCAAGCTTGCCTGGCAGGTCGCGCGGGAGATCTGTGGCAGCGATCGGCTGCCGGCGGGCTTTCGTGATCTGCTGGTGAACCTGCTGACGCTGGTGGCATTGGGCACGGTGGCCGACGTCGTGCCGTTGCGAGGCGAGAATCGTGTGCTCACGCGCTTCGGCCTGGCACGCATCAAGAACACCGGCTTTGCCGGTCTGGATGCGATGATCGACGCGGCGCAGTTGCGTGACGAGCGGATCGACAGCTACCACGTCGGCTTCGTGCTCGGCCCGCGGCTCAACGCCTGTGGCCGAATGGGGCACGCACGCGAGGCCGCCCGCCTGCTCACCGAAGCGGTCGGCGACGAAGCCCGCGAGCTGGCCGTGTTTCTCAACAGTGAAAATGACCGTCGGCGAGCGACCGAGCGAACTATTGCAGAACAGGCCGCAGCTCAAGTGCGCGAGGCGGGCTACGACGCGGCAGACCGCCGGGCCATTGTCGTCGCCGGCGAAGACTGGCATCCGGGCGTGGTGGGTATCGTCGCCAGTCGGCTGGTCGAGCAGTTCAGTCGGCCGGTTATCGTGCTCAACATTGACGAGGAAGGCATCGCCCACGGCTCGGCACGCAGCGTCGACGGCGTTTCCATTCACGAAGCGCTGACCGCATGTCGTGAGCACCTGACCCGCTTCGGCGGACATGCGATGGCGGCGGGGCTGGCGCTGCGTGCCGAGGCGATCGGCGCCTTCCGCGATGCGCTGGTGACGCATGTCAACGAAAAACTCACGGTCGAGCAGCTCACGCCTGTGCTCACAGTTGACGCGGCGCTGTCGCTGGGCGACTGTACGCTTGCTTTGTTCGAGCAGTTGCAGGAGCTCGGCCCGTTTGGTCGAGACAACCCGCGTCCGAAGCTGCTGGTGCGTGACGTGACGCTTGACGGTCCCGCGCGGCCGATGGGGAGGCAGGGGCAACACCTGCAACTGCGTCTACGGCAGGGCGGTAGCGTGATGCGGGCGGTGGCGTTCAACTTCGGCGACGTGGCCGAGCAGTTGCCCGGCGGCGTGGAACTGGACGTGGTGTTTGAAGCGAAGCTGGGCCAGTGGCAGGGCCGACGCACCCTGGACCTGCACGTGCAGGACCTGCGGCCGAAGCGTCGCACACCGGCGACGGCAACCTTGGCAGAGGATATGTCATGA
- a CDS encoding type II secretion system protein has product MQICSLRPTPARTPLRCRGAGFSLVEILIVVLLLSILAAMVIPQFIGAAEQTRDNALATNLSRVRQQIELYRHHHDGNFPELANFTEQLTKSSNALGQTAAVDTPGYSFGPYLSSIPRNPYTAGNIVGDGEVGTSDWYYNENTGDFHANHDEDAREL; this is encoded by the coding sequence ATGCAAATCTGCTCGCTTCGTCCCACTCCCGCTCGGACTCCGCTGCGCTGCCGCGGCGCGGGCTTTTCGCTTGTGGAAATTCTCATCGTCGTGTTGCTATTGTCAATACTTGCCGCAATGGTGATCCCGCAGTTCATCGGCGCTGCCGAGCAGACGCGCGACAATGCACTGGCCACCAACCTCTCGCGCGTGCGCCAGCAGATCGAGCTATACCGCCATCACCACGACGGCAATTTCCCTGAACTGGCCAACTTCACCGAACAGTTGACCAAATCCAGCAACGCTCTCGGCCAGACCGCCGCCGTCGACACGCCCGGCTACAGCTTCGGCCCCTACCTCAGCAGCATCCCCCGCAACCCATACACCGCCGGCAACATCGTCGGCGATGGCGAAGTCGGCACCAGCGACTGGTACTACAACGAAAACACCGGTGATTTCCACGCCAATCACGACGAAGACGCCCGCGAGTTGTAA